One Amphiprion ocellaris isolate individual 3 ecotype Okinawa chromosome 5, ASM2253959v1, whole genome shotgun sequence genomic region harbors:
- the tubb1 gene encoding tubulin beta-1 chain, which yields MREIVHLQIGQCGNQIGSKFWEVISEEHGINAVGLYEGESDLQLERVNVYFNEAFGGKYVPRALLVDLEPGTMDSVRGSRIGALFRPDNFIHGNSGAGNNWAKGHYTEGAELVEQVIDRVRNESESCDCLQGFQLVHSLGGGTGSGMGTLLINKIREEYPDRIMNSFSIMPSPKVSDTVVEPYNATLSVHQLLENTDETFCIDNEALYDICFRTLKLTTPTYGDLNHLVSMTMSGVTTSLRFPGQLNADLRKLAVNMVPFPRLHFFMPGFAPLTARGSQQYNALTVPELTQQMFDARNMMTACDPRRGRYLTVAGVFRGKMSTKEVDEQMLAIQQKNSNYFVDWIPHNVKVAVCDIPPRGLRMASTFIGNNTAIQEIFRRVGEQFSLMFRRKAFLHWYTGEGMDEMEFTEAESNLNDLVSEYQQYQDATADLDWEPEEEEEEGPSSSVTRQGQSQVEVKLETVTETITETVDE from the exons ATGCGTGAAATTGTACATCTGCAAATTGGACAATGTGGCAACCAGATCGGCTCAAAG TTTTGGGAAGTGATCAGTGAGGAACATGGGATCAATGCAGTAGGACTCTACGAAGGAGAGAGTGACCTCCAACTGGAGAGGGTCAACGTCTACTTCAATGAAGCATTCG GTGGTAAATATGTCCCCAGGGCCCTGCTTGTGGACCTGGAGCCTGGCACCATGGACAGTGTCAGAGGAAGTCGCATTGGGGCCCTTTTTAGACCAGACAACTTCATCCATG GGAACTCAGGAGCCGGGAACAACTGGGCGAAGGGCCACTACACCGAGGGAGCCGAGCTGGTGGAGCAGGTGATTGACAGAGTGAGGAATGAGAGTGAAAGCTGTGACTGCCTCCAGGGTTTCCAGCTGGTTCACTCATTGGGGGGCGGCACTGGCTCCGGCATGGGAACCCTCCTCATCAACAAGATTCGTGAGGAGTACCCCGACCGCATCATGAACAGCTTCAGCATCATGCCATCGCCCAAAGTCTCTGACACGGTGGTGGAGCCGTACAACGCTACGCTGTCAGTCCACCAACTCCTGGAGAACACAGACGAGACCTTCTGCATCGACAACGAAGCCCTGTATGACATCTGTTTCCGCACGTTAAAACTGACCACACCGACTTACGGCGATCTCAACCACTTGGTGTCCATGACCATGAGCGGGGTCACGACCTCACTGAGATTTCCGGGACAGCTCAACGCAGACTTGAGGAAGCTTGCTGTCAACATGGTGCCCTTCCCTCGCCTCCACTTCTTCATGCCAGGCTTCGCTCCTCTGACAGCACGTGGCAGCCAGCAGTACAACGCCCTCACTGTGCCCGAGCTCACCCAGCAGATGTTTGATGCCCGCAACATGATGACGGCCTGCGACCCGAGGCGGGGGCGCTACCTCACGGTCGCCGGTGTCTTCCGTGGTAAGATGTCCACCAAAGAGGTAGACGAACAGATGCTTGCAAtccagcagaaaaacagcaactaCTTTGTGGACTGGATCCCCCATAACGTGAAGGTTGCCGTGTGTGACATCCCACCCCGAGGCCTCAGAATGGCCTCGACGTTCATCGGCAATAACACAGCCATTCAGGAGATATTCCGCAGAGTGGGCGAGCAGTTCTCCCTGATGTTCCGACGCAAGGCTTTCCTCCACTGGTACACAGGGGAAGGTATGGATGAAATGGAGTTCACTGAGGCAGAGAGCAACCTCAACGACCTGGTGTCAGAGTACCAGCAGTACCAAGACGCCACTGCTGATCTAGATTGGgaaccagaggaggaagaggaagagggacCCTCATCATCAGTGACCAGACAGGGTCAGTCTCAGGTGGAGGTTAAACTggaaacagtgacagaaacGATCACAGAAACTGTAGATGAGTAG
- the prelid3b gene encoding PRELI domain containing protein 3B — protein sequence MKIWTSEHIFNHPWETVTKAAMQKYPNPMNPSVIGVDVLDRGIDKQGRLHSKRLLSTEWGLPSIVKSIIGNARTYTYVQEHSVVDPMEKTFELQSSNITFTNMVSVDERLTYKPHPEDPNRTILTQEAIISVKGVSLSSYLEGVMASTISTNAGKGREAMEWVIRRLNAEIEELAATARGTIRTPMAAAVTEK from the exons ATGAAGATCTGGACCTCCGAGCACATATTTAA CCACCCTTGGGAGACGGTGACCAAGGCTGCTATGCAGAAATACCCCAACCCCATGAACCCCAGTGTCATCGGCGTGGACGTTCTGGACAGAGGCATTGACAAGCAGGGACGCCTCCACAGTAAAAGACTGCTCAGCACAGAGTGGGGTCTTCCATCTATAGTGAAATCT aTCATTGGCAATGCACGGACGTACACATATGTTCAGGAACACTCGGTTGTGGATCCCATGGAGAAAACTTTTGAACTTCAATCCTCAAAT ATCACGTTCACAAACATGGTGTCTGTGGATGAAAGGTTAACATACAAACCCCACCCTGAAGATCCAAACAG AACAATACTGACTCAGGAGGCTATCATCTCTGTGAAAGGGGTCAGTCTCAGCAGTTACCTGGAGGGAGTTATGGCCAGCACCATCTCTACGAATGCTGGGAAG GGTCGTGAAGCCATGGAATGGGTAATCAGGCGACTGAACGCTGAGATCGAGGAGCTGGCAGCGACGGCACGCGGGACCATACGCACCCCGATGGCTGCTGCGGTAACCGAGAAATGA